The Lipingzhangella halophila genome segment GGTAGCCGTCGGGGGCGACGGTGGCGATGCGCCCCAAGCGCTGCCCGGCGAGGTACTCGATCTCGGCTTCGGTGAACGTCATACGGTCATTCTCGGCCCTGGCACCCGGGTTCGGCTACCGCGGCGCGTCGCGGGAACGGGGCGCTCAGCCGCGCAGCAGGGCGCGGTGCGCGAGGTCGCGGCAGACGACGTCGAAGTCGAACCCGGCCGCCGCCGCGGCGAGCGGGAACGTCGAGGTCTCGGTCATCCCGGGGGCGACGTTGACTTCCAGGAAGCGCGCCCGCCCGTCGCTGTCGACGATGAGGTCGGTTCGCGAGACGTCCCGCAATCCCAGGGCGCGGTGCGCGGTCAGCGCGGTCTCGGTGGCGGCCCGCACAGTCTCGTCGGGCAGCCGCGCCGGGCAGAAGAACTCGGTGCGGCCGGGCGTATAGCGTGCCGCGTAGTCGTAGACCCCGCCATCGGGCACGATCTCCACCGGCGGCAGCGCGAATGGGCCGTCGCCGGTGTCGAGAACGCCGACGGCGATCTCGGTTCCGGCAACCCGCTCCTCGATGACCGCGGCATCGCTGTAGGCGAAGCAGCTCACCAGGGCCGCCGAGAGCTCCTCAGGGGAGTCGACCGAGGTGGCGCCGAATGCCGATCCTCCCTGGTCGGGCTTGACGAACAGGGGCGAACCGAGGGTCGCGACAACGCGTTCGACCAGCGCGGGCGCTCCCAGGTCGTGGAAGGCCGACTTCGGCAGGGTGACGCCGCGCGGCACGTGCACCCCGTGCTGGGCCACCAGCGCCTTGGCGGTTGGCTTGGCGAACGCGACCCGGCAGGCCGCGGGCGGCGCGCCGACGTAGGGGACGCCGCACAGCTCCAGGATCTCGCGGATCGCGCCGTCCTCGCCCGCCGCGCCGTGCAGTACCGGGAACACCACCTGCGGCGGGTCGTTCGCCAGGGTGCCCAGCAAGGCGGAGTCGACATCGGCGGTCTGGGTCTCGATTCCGAGGCGGCGCAGCGACTGCGCGACGCGCCGCCCCGAGCGCACGCTGACCTCGTGCTCGGGGGTCATGCCACCGGCGAGTACGAGCACCCGGTCGAGATCGGCCACGGTCCTGCCTGCTTCCTGTCCTGCTGTTGCCACGGAGGTTCGCCCTGGGGCTAGGGGAGGTCGGGGGTGGGCGTGTCGGGCCCGGAGGTGTTCGGGGCCGCTGCGCTGCCGAAGGTATCACGCAGCGCCGTCTCGTTCTCGATGGCTCCGACCAGGCGCCGGATCCCCTCGCGGATCTGCTCGGGGGTGGGGTAGCAGAACGACAGCCGCATGGAGCCGTGTCCTTCGTTGGTCGCGTAGAAGCCGGTGCCGGGGACGTAGGCCACACGCTCGGTTACCGCGCGCGGCAGCATGGCCTTGGAGTCGAGGCCCTCGGGCAGCGTCACCCAGACGAAGAACCCGCCCTGCGGGCTGGTCCAGGAGCAGCCCGCGGGCATGAGGGACTCCAGCGACGCGAGCATGGTGTCGCGGCGCTCCCGGTACATCTCGTTGAAATCCTTGATCTGCTCGCGCCACGGGTGGCTGGCCAGGTACTGCCCCACCACCATCTGGTTGAAGGTGGAATGACTCAGCATCGCGGACTCCGCGGCGAGCACGAGCTTATCGCGGACCGCCGGCGGGGCCAGCGCCCAGCCGATACGGAAGCCCGGCGAGAGCGTCTTGGAGAACGAGCCCAGATAGATCACGTTGTCGGGCGCATCGGCGCGCAGCGCGCGGAGGGGCTCGCCCTCGTAGCGGAGCAGCCCATAGGGGTTGTCCTCCAGCACCAGCAGACCGTAGCGCTCGCAGATCTCCAGGACCCGGTGCCGCCGTTCGGCGCTGAGCGTCACGCCGGCGGGGTTGTGGAAGTTGGGCACCGTGTAGAAGAACTTCACCCGGCGCCCGGCGGCGGTGAGGTTCGCGAGGGTCTCCTCCAGTGCCTCTGGAATGACGCCGTCGCCGTCCATGGCGACGTGCTGGATGTCGGCCTGGAACGCCGCGAAGGTGTTGATGGCGGTGACGTAGGTGGGCGCTTCGGCCAGGACGACGTCGCCGGGGTCGACGAAGACCCGGGTGACGAGGTCGAGCGCCTGCTGGGAGCCAACGGTGACGATGACGTCCTCAGAGCCGGCCTCGATGCCCTCAAGGCTCATGACCTCGCAAATGTGCTCGCGCAGCACGGGGTCGCCCTGGGCGGAGCCGTACTGCAGCGCGACGCCCCCTTGCTCGGCGACCACCTTTTGCACGATGTCGCCGATGCGGTCCAGCGGCAACGCGCCCACGTTGGGCATCCCGCCCGCGAGCGAGACGACCTCGGGCCGGGAGGCCACGGCGAACAGCGCCCGCACCTCGGAGGCCACCATCCCCTGTGCCCGTTCCGCGTAGGAGCCGACGTAGCGGTCAATACGCGAGCCCTGCTGGGAGGGCTGGCGTTGGGAGTCTTGGGGATCAACGGACACGATCCACCTCCGCGGTTTCGACCATGCTTGCTGGGACGCCTGAAGGAACGGAACGGTTCGGGCTCGTGCCGCAGCCAGCGGCGCGAGCCGCGGGAGGTGCCCCGCGCGCCAGGGGTCTCGGCCGCCACCAGCTCGGGCGCACCGAGAGTTGCCCGCCAGTGTACGCGTTGGCGCGTGGCCGGCGACCACTGGCCCGGCGTCGGCGAACGCCCTGGTATGACCGGGCTTTCGGCGCGGAGCCGCCTCGCGGGTGGTGCGTCGGTGGGTTGCGGTTGCCGCGCAGATCGCGAAATTTTTGCCCCGCTCGCGGGTGCGGTACCGGGCAGGTGCGCCGGGGCTTGCTCGCAGGACCGGGCCGAGACGGCCCCCGCGGATTTTTCCGCGGGGGCGGTGGGCCGCACCGGCACCCGGCACTGCCTGGCTGCCCGATGCGGACGCCCTTGGAGGCCGGTGGTGGACCGGGGCGGCGCCTCGGGAACAAGAGAGCGCGGCGCCCGAGGGGATGCTCCCCCTCTCCCCTCGGGTCGCCGCGGTCGGTCCGCCCGCGTGGGATCCCGTTGCCCCCTCAAGTACGGGATGCCGGCGGACCTTGTGAATAGCTTCTCCGCGTTCGGGACCCAGTTCATCCCAACACCCCACAACCAGCAAGGGTTGCAGTACGTTGCATTAACAATACTCTAAGTCATCGCGATCGTCACTCGGGCGGCGACTCCGCGGCGAGACTGGCACGCGCACGGCGGACCGCGGGGGCGCGCGAACCGGGCAGCAGCGCCCGCCCATCAGCCGGATTGCGCACCGATACCCGCAGCCCTTCGCTGAACCGGTACGGGCGGCTCTGCACGACACGACCCAGGTGCCGGCGGAGGCGGGACATCTCCGCCCGGACCGTGACCTCACGGTCGTGATCGCCGAAGAGGTCCTCGGCGAGCTGCGCCGCGCTGCGCCCTTCGCGGTGCCGCGACATCACGAACAGCAACTCCGCATGCCGGGCGGAAAGCCGGCGCGTCCATTCCCCAACCGGACTGACCACCGAAATCGAGGGCGCCGACGGCAGGCTCAGGTCCAGGGCCACGCGGGTGGCCGCCGCCGGCTCGGACTCGGCCGGCCGCAGCAGCCAGCCACCCGGTAGCGGTTCCAGCTGGCACTCGCCGAGCTCGGGAATCCAACTGCTTCCCGCCTGCGGGCGCTTGGGCAGCGGCACCCGGCGGACCGGTTCCATGCCCGCCGCCGCGGCGGTCCAGCCGTGCTCGTCGACGACGAGCACGCGCTCCCGCGTTCGCGCGAGCAGCGGCGCGGCCACGACGCGCAACCGTTCCAGGTGGACGTGGTGCGTGCTCCGCATCTGCGACTCGGCGAGTTGCGCCACCGCGTTGACCAGCCCGAGTGAGGCGGGGTGCGCCGCGTCGGCCACGCCGCTGAGAGTGAGCACCCCGACCAGTGTGCCGTCGCGGGGGTCGTGCACCGGCGCGCTGGAGCACGTCAGCCGGTGGAAGGCGCGCACGTAGTGCTCGGCGGCGTAGACCTGCAA includes the following:
- a CDS encoding aminotransferase-like domain-containing protein, with protein sequence MVASEVRALFAVASRPEVVSLAGGMPNVGALPLDRIGDIVQKVVAEQGGVALQYGSAQGDPVLREHICEVMSLEGIEAGSEDVIVTVGSQQALDLVTRVFVDPGDVVLAEAPTYVTAINTFAAFQADIQHVAMDGDGVIPEALEETLANLTAAGRRVKFFYTVPNFHNPAGVTLSAERRHRVLEICERYGLLVLEDNPYGLLRYEGEPLRALRADAPDNVIYLGSFSKTLSPGFRIGWALAPPAVRDKLVLAAESAMLSHSTFNQMVVGQYLASHPWREQIKDFNEMYRERRDTMLASLESLMPAGCSWTSPQGGFFVWVTLPEGLDSKAMLPRAVTERVAYVPGTGFYATNEGHGSMRLSFCYPTPEQIREGIRRLVGAIENETALRDTFGSAAAPNTSGPDTPTPDLP
- a CDS encoding helix-turn-helix domain-containing protein → MQQQLDTALPAGADPRAYARLLRRVHEAVRSGDAPPARPRPVIADSWDRVRRLGIGPDRHTPGRLLARDELECRRGESPLCDLLPVLRASLLSVAEDAGTIMLITDENGWVLWRDGPLRVRRESAEAGVVEGACLQERAAGTNGVGTALVLDRPLQVYAAEHYVRAFHRLTCSSAPVHDPRDGTLVGVLTLSGVADAAHPASLGLVNAVAQLAESQMRSTHHVHLERLRVVAAPLLARTRERVLVVDEHGWTAAAAGMEPVRRVPLPKRPQAGSSWIPELGECQLEPLPGGWLLRPAESEPAAATRVALDLSLPSAPSISVVSPVGEWTRRLSARHAELLFVMSRHREGRSAAQLAEDLFGDHDREVTVRAEMSRLRRHLGRVVQSRPYRFSEGLRVSVRNPADGRALLPGSRAPAVRRARASLAAESPPE
- a CDS encoding D-alanine--D-alanine ligase family protein, encoding MADLDRVLVLAGGMTPEHEVSVRSGRRVAQSLRRLGIETQTADVDSALLGTLANDPPQVVFPVLHGAAGEDGAIREILELCGVPYVGAPPAACRVAFAKPTAKALVAQHGVHVPRGVTLPKSAFHDLGAPALVERVVATLGSPLFVKPDQGGSAFGATSVDSPEELSAALVSCFAYSDAAVIEERVAGTEIAVGVLDTGDGPFALPPVEIVPDGGVYDYAARYTPGRTEFFCPARLPDETVRAATETALTAHRALGLRDVSRTDLIVDSDGRARFLEVNVAPGMTETSTFPLAAAAAGFDFDVVCRDLAHRALLRG